Proteins encoded within one genomic window of Neodiprion fabricii isolate iyNeoFabr1 chromosome 6, iyNeoFabr1.1, whole genome shotgun sequence:
- the LOC124184906 gene encoding uncharacterized protein LOC124184906, which yields MQDICENIRTAIEHGRTDIIRSLLDACENGNTGESITKEKILNQALLEEGTFLLYASKINQVDVVRSLLSCGADPTIQNSQGYNAVDVASSDAIRRIYVEELLRATAASELERVVQLLAAGININSWDSEGSKNTPLHWAACYGNKDIIKCLIDRGADVNAENSCGATPLHDAVNRGEVTICQELLHSGANPLARANKGTFAGKTPYDLAIGKPTLHSMLQKFLAIVTSNESSSMHNANTFMSQNYGDRKVSKSSNLSQLSIDSTNKSFDQIFEGMSREPGIDSPVKSIGERYGIFNLIWPQPKTIIELPDALPFIAGKELFISIIQGTESIHRILDVWEISRSILLELGHDVKIGEVQPRSGKLYSDQQIECLVNGNLFNVSNGYQLLISQNVIKVTAGSLAGLHYAVCTFVQILRLCKTHKTSDVCEIDAVLVKDEPRFKHRGVLLDISPRGRIPNLEYLFHMIDLWSAFKISHLHLYSRLAPSCDWQLCYTRSEMVTLDRYCRDRHLELVPALDVDSNVSQRHLPQMWPVFQELLATFPSLNYVHVGPRLAGLLVQLENLDSSLSGNETVETDMSEVFKSYSCLQELWHILNLNSDATLLLCSNGLHSKPDLRNVPSNVVLVEYGFQADYDFSEWTEVFRNAGGNVLPSSGTASYNSLAGCPASTYANTRNAVKTALQQNSFGIVVAHWSGSHHLTPHPFAWVGFLIAAGLAWNPASEFDTFNMESCDMSELPNTSRQLTLAKLLDIHVFSDSEGKVGNAILELGRVDTLVLTLSKNQAVTDLKQIPDNRGSTLYRLLTDPDNVTLDNLSTDLFVKITKQIKRISHSLYEVNLTSKFALMEIQELQLTADLMLTACRIGRTLIGVGVNPNSNMGLAVINLGVSNLPPTFRTDIANKLLAHIEQYKGAWLQRHLPQGLQSSLLVLTAALHRFVPES from the exons ATGCAAGATATTTGCGAAAATATTCGTACGGCAATCGAGCACGGCCGTACCGATATTATCCGATCTCTATTGGATGCAT GTGAAAATGGAAATACAGGAGAGAGCattacaaaggaaaaaattctgaatcaGGCTCTCTTAGAGGAAGGGACTTTCCTTCTGTACGCATCTAAG ATAAATCAAGTAGACGTTGTGCGAAGTCTTCTTAGCTGCGGTGCAGATCCTACAATTCAAAACTCTCAGGGTTACAATGCAGTTGACGTTGCATCTTCTGATGCAATACGACGTATTTATGTCGAAGAACTCTTAAGAGCTACCGCTGCATCTGA GCTGGAAAGAGTTGTGCAATTACTAGCTGCAGGGATAAACATAAATTCCTGGGATTCAGAGGGGAGTAAAAATACTCCACTTCATTGGGCTGCTTGCTATGGCAACAAAGACATAATTAAGTGTCTGAtag ACAGAGGAGCAGATGTTAATGCAGAGAATAGTTGCGGAGCAACCCCTTTACATGATGCAGTTAATCGTGGAGAAGTGACAATTTGTCAGGAACTGTTACATTCTGGAGCTAATCCTCTTGCACGTGCAAACAAAGG AACATTCGCTGGGAAAACTCCATATGATTTGGCAATTGGAAAGCCTACATTGCATTCTATGTTGCAGAAATTTTTAGCAATCGTAACATCTAATGAAAGCAGTAGTATGCATAATGCTAATACGTTTATGAGCCAAAACTATGGAGACCGAAAAGTATCAAAGTCTTCAAATTTGAGCCAACTTTCAATAGATTCTACCAATAAATCATTTGACCAAATATTTGAGGGGATGAGTCGTGAACCTGGAATCGATAGTCCTGTTAAAAGTATAGGAGAAAGATATGGGATATTCAATCTCATTTGGCCACAGCCGAAGACTATTATCGAACTTCCAGACGCACTTCCATTCATTGCAGGAAAAGAactatttatttctataatacAAGGCACTGAATCGATCCACAGAATATTGGATGTATGGGAGATTAGTAGGTCAATATTATTGGAGCTTGGTCATGACGTTAAAATTGGTGAAGTACAACCAAGATCTGGAAAACTATATTCCGATCAACAGATAGAGTGTTTAGTTAATGGAAACCTCTTCAACGTTAGTAACGGCTACCAACTGCTGATTTCTCAAAATGTTATTAAAGTAACTGCTGGTAGTTTGGCAGGCTTGCATTACGCGGTTTGTACGTTTGTACAAATCCTAAGATTGTGCAAAACTCACAAAACATCAGATGTATGCGAAATTGATGCTGTCTTAGTTAAGGACGAACCAAGATTCAAACACAGAGGCGTATTACTGGACATATCTCCAAGAGGACGAATACCCAACCTAGAATACTTATTCCACATGATCGATTTATGGTCAGCATTTAAAATATCTCACTTACATCTTTACTCTAGGTTGGCACCAAGCTGTGATTGGCAATTATGTTACACTAGATCAGAAATGGTGACGCTGGACAGATACTGCAG AGATCGGCACTTGGAATTAGTGCCCGCATTGGACGTTGACTCAAACGTAAGTCAACGTCACTTACCCCAAATGTGGCCAGTATTTCAAGAACTGCTTGCCACCTTTCCAAGTCTAAATTACGTACATGTTGGGCCCCGGCTGGCTGGTTTGCTTGTTCAGTTAGAAAATTTGGACTCAAGTTTATCTGGGAATGAAACTGTGGAAACAGATATGTCTGAAGTATTCAAATCGTACTCTTGTCTCCAAGAACTTTGGCATATTTTAAACTTGAATTCCGATGCAACGTTATTACTATGTTCAAATGGACTACACTCCAAACCGGACTTACGAAACGTTCCAAGCAATGTCGTCCTGGTGGAATATGGTTTTCAG GCTGACTACGATTTCTCAGAATGGACAGAAGTATTCAGAAATGCTGGTGGCAATGTGTTGCCTAGCTCTGGAACAGCAAGTTATAATAGTTTGGCTGGATGTCCGGCTTCGACTTATGCCAACACAAGAAATGCTGTAAAAACTGCCCTACAGCAAAATTCATTCGGTATTGTCGTAGCTCACTGGTCAGGTAGCCATCATTTGACCCCGCACCCGTTCGCTTGGGTAGGGTTTTTAATTGCAGCTGGGCTTGCCTGGAATCCAGCTAGCGAGTTTGATACTTTCAATATGGAAAGCTGTGATATGTCTGAACTCCCTAATACTTCCAG ACAGCTGACTCTAGCAAAACTGCTCGATATTCATGTTTTTTCGGACTCGGAAGGAAAAGTAGGCAATGCAATACTTGAATTAGGACGCGTGGATACGTTAGTACTAACATTGAGCAAAAATCAAGCAGTAACAGACTTGAAGCAAATACCAGATAACAGAGGTTCTACTCTGTATCGGCTTTTAACTGACCCAGACAATGTTACGTTAGATAATCTATCGACTGATTTATTTGTG aaaattactAAGCAAATTAAACGCATTTCCCACTCATTGTATGAAGTAAACCTAACATCAAAGTTTGCTTTAATGGAAATTCAGGAACTTCAATTAACAGCAGACTTGATGCTGACTGCCTGTCGTATTGGTAGAACTCTGATCGGTGTTGGCGTTAATCCAAATAGCAATATGGGCCTAGCTGTTATTAACCTTGGAGTAAGCAATTTACCACCGACTTTTAGGACGGATATAGCCAACAAGCTTTTAGCTCATATTGAGCAGTACAAAGGTGCTTGGCTACAAAGACACTTGCCTCAAGGGCTTCAAAGTTCCTTGTTAGTGTTAACTGCGGCCTTACATAGATTTGTGCCCGAATCATAA